In Candidatus Zixiibacteriota bacterium, the sequence GCCGGGATGCATTACCAGATTGGGGACTTTCAGGATGTCACATCGCTCCAATTCGATTTGGAACGCCTCATACGACTTTTTATAGAGTTCTTCATCAGGGGAGCCAAGATTAATCAGATAACTGTCGTGCGCGCAGGAAACGGTCACGCCGGTGTTTTTCTGCTCGGCAAAGAAACGCTCGACCTCTTCGTCGGTCAGCGGCTTGGCGCGCCACTGATTGGAGGACTTGGTGAATATCTGAATTGTATCACAGGTCGCCTTCTTGCCGTCCAGCACGGCGT encodes:
- a CDS encoding TIM barrel protein: MLLGAHMSIAGGVYNAVLDGKKATCDTIQIFTKSSNQWRAKPLTDEEVERFFAEQKNTGVTVSCAHDSYLINLGSPDEELYKKSYEAFQIELERCDILKVPNLVMHPG